From Pedobacter indicus, a single genomic window includes:
- a CDS encoding carbon starvation CstA family protein encodes MISFVVCVVVLIVGYFVLSRISERIFGADYKRPTPAVEMADGVDYVALPGWKIFLIQFLNIAGLGPIFGAVAGAMWGPVAFVWIVIGTLVAGGVHDYFSGMLSLRFKGQSIAEISGHYLGATVKHIMRVFTVILLIMVGAVFVMGPAKILAGITGDYVSSSIWVIGIFAYYILSTILPIDKVIGKIYPVFGVALLFMAVGILFMMYYNRLPIPEITISNLTNMHHAANDFPIFPFVFVTIACGAISGFHATQSPLMARCMTNEKQGKPIFFGTMVTEGIVALIWAAISMCFFGSVGSLNDIMANNGGNAALIVNEVSNNLLGTAGGVLAILGVVAAPITSGDTAFRGARLIIADALKFKQGPITNRILISAPLFVIAMLLLTIDFAIIWRYFAWTNQTLATIVLWTITVFLIKSKKFYWISLIPAVFMTAVVVTYILIAPEGLSLSKNISFGIGIAASILSLVVSLFYVKRQQSGERMNKNAEVFADEITTL; translated from the coding sequence ATGATTTCTTTTGTAGTATGCGTTGTCGTGCTTATCGTAGGTTACTTTGTTTTATCCCGAATATCGGAACGGATTTTTGGAGCTGACTATAAACGACCTACACCCGCAGTGGAAATGGCGGATGGGGTTGATTATGTTGCATTACCCGGATGGAAAATATTCCTTATTCAATTTTTAAATATCGCTGGTTTGGGGCCTATTTTCGGAGCCGTTGCTGGAGCCATGTGGGGGCCGGTCGCCTTCGTTTGGATTGTTATAGGTACCCTTGTAGCGGGCGGAGTACATGATTATTTTTCAGGAATGCTTTCTTTGCGATTTAAAGGTCAAAGTATCGCAGAAATATCGGGTCATTATCTCGGCGCTACTGTTAAGCATATTATGCGTGTTTTCACGGTAATCCTACTCATCATGGTCGGTGCCGTTTTTGTGATGGGGCCAGCTAAAATACTGGCAGGTATAACCGGCGACTATGTCAGTTCTTCCATTTGGGTCATTGGTATTTTCGCATATTATATTTTGTCGACTATTCTACCTATTGATAAAGTTATCGGCAAAATCTATCCAGTTTTCGGCGTGGCTCTCCTATTTATGGCTGTAGGGATCTTATTTATGATGTATTACAATCGGCTGCCGATACCTGAAATCACCATAAGCAACCTTACAAATATGCATCATGCAGCCAATGATTTTCCTATTTTCCCCTTTGTGTTTGTCACAATTGCCTGTGGAGCAATCTCGGGATTTCATGCGACGCAATCGCCTTTAATGGCACGGTGTATGACTAATGAAAAGCAAGGGAAGCCCATATTTTTTGGCACGATGGTAACCGAAGGAATCGTAGCATTAATCTGGGCTGCTATAAGTATGTGTTTTTTTGGTTCGGTGGGGTCTTTAAATGACATTATGGCGAACAACGGTGGTAATGCTGCGTTAATCGTTAATGAAGTATCTAACAATTTACTCGGCACCGCAGGCGGTGTATTGGCTATTTTGGGTGTTGTAGCTGCGCCAATAACATCAGGAGATACGGCTTTCCGTGGAGCTCGGCTAATCATTGCTGATGCACTCAAGTTTAAACAAGGGCCTATAACAAATCGTATTTTGATCTCGGCTCCTTTATTCGTTATCGCAATGTTATTACTGACAATTGACTTTGCTATTATTTGGAGATACTTTGCGTGGACGAATCAGACTTTGGCTACGATCGTTTTATGGACAATTACCGTATTTCTCATAAAATCGAAAAAGTTTTATTGGATTTCTCTTATACCGGCAGTTTTTATGACCGCGGTTGTGGTGACGTATATACTTATCGCTCCGGAAGGTCTGAGCCTATCTAAAAATATATCTTTTGGGATTGGTATTGCCGCCTCGATTTTGAGTCTTGTTGTTTCGCTATTTTATGTGAAGCGACAGCAATCTGGAGAAAGAATGAATAAAAATGCCGAAGTATTTGCGGATGAAATCACAACCCTTTAA
- a CDS encoding FAD-dependent oxidoreductase, with product MYKERNFLRLILTICVVFSLTTNVSAENNVHYEADVIIYGGTSAAITSAVQVVRMGKSVLVVAPDKHIGGLSSGGLGFTDTGDKSVIGGLAREFYHRVYMHYQKDEAWKWQKQSEYGNKGQGTPAIDGDERTMWIFEPHVAESVFEDLVKEHNIQIHRDEWLDREKGVKVKNGEILSIMTLSGKVYTGEMFIDATYEGDLMAAAGVSYHVGRESNDTYDEEWNGVQVGTLHHQHWFQSDISPYKIPGDPSSGLLPRISKESPGKKGEGDHRIQAYCFRMCLTNHPDNRVEFPKPDGYDPNQYELLLRIYESGWNQTFNKYDPIPNRKTDTNNHGPFSTDNIGMNYDYPEASYERRREIIKEHETYQKGLLYFMANDERMPPEVQKQVKEWGLAKDEFVDNSNWPHQLYIREARRMIGEEVMTEHEVLNKRNVDNSIGMGSYTLDSHNVQRYVKEDGFVQNEGDIGVSTKNPYKISFGSIVPKKEECKNLLVPVCVSSSHIAFGSIRMEPVFMILGQSAATVAVLAIESQQAVQDINYKELKDQLIADSQVISQ from the coding sequence ATGTATAAAGAAAGAAATTTTTTACGCCTGATCTTAACCATCTGTGTCGTTTTCTCTTTAACTACCAATGTGAGTGCTGAAAATAATGTGCACTATGAAGCCGATGTTATCATCTACGGTGGAACTTCTGCCGCAATCACCTCTGCGGTACAGGTCGTCCGTATGGGTAAATCGGTGCTTGTTGTAGCACCGGATAAGCACATTGGAGGTCTATCTTCGGGTGGTTTGGGTTTTACCGATACTGGTGATAAGTCCGTCATTGGAGGTCTGGCAAGAGAATTCTATCATCGTGTATATATGCATTACCAAAAAGATGAAGCCTGGAAATGGCAAAAGCAGTCGGAATACGGTAATAAAGGGCAGGGTACGCCTGCAATTGATGGAGACGAGCGAACTATGTGGATCTTTGAACCTCATGTTGCCGAAAGCGTATTTGAAGATTTGGTGAAAGAACACAACATCCAGATACATCGGGATGAATGGCTCGATCGAGAAAAGGGAGTTAAGGTTAAAAATGGGGAGATTTTATCAATAATGACTTTAAGTGGAAAGGTTTATACGGGGGAAATGTTTATCGATGCTACCTATGAAGGTGATTTAATGGCGGCTGCAGGTGTTAGTTATCATGTCGGACGTGAATCCAATGACACTTATGATGAAGAGTGGAATGGTGTTCAAGTGGGCACCTTACATCACCAACATTGGTTCCAGTCAGATATCAGTCCCTACAAAATCCCGGGCGACCCAAGCAGCGGACTTCTTCCGCGAATTTCTAAAGAATCGCCAGGAAAGAAAGGGGAGGGGGATCACCGTATTCAAGCTTACTGTTTTCGGATGTGTCTTACTAACCATCCGGACAACCGGGTCGAGTTTCCTAAACCAGACGGGTACGATCCGAATCAATATGAATTATTGCTAAGAATCTATGAAAGTGGATGGAATCAAACCTTCAATAAGTATGATCCGATTCCGAATAGAAAGACAGACACCAATAATCACGGTCCGTTCAGCACCGATAATATTGGTATGAACTATGATTACCCGGAAGCGTCATATGAAAGACGACGAGAAATCATTAAGGAACATGAAACCTACCAAAAAGGTCTGCTGTATTTCATGGCAAATGATGAGCGTATGCCTCCGGAAGTACAAAAACAGGTAAAAGAATGGGGCTTAGCCAAAGACGAGTTCGTTGACAACAGTAACTGGCCTCATCAATTGTATATCCGGGAGGCGCGACGAATGATTGGAGAGGAAGTAATGACTGAGCATGAAGTCCTTAACAAACGCAACGTGGATAACTCCATAGGAATGGGATCTTATACATTGGATTCTCATAATGTACAACGGTATGTAAAAGAAGACGGATTTGTGCAAAACGAAGGGGATATCGGAGTTTCAACGAAAAATCCATATAAAATATCGTTTGGATCTATTGTTCCAAAAAAAGAAGAATGTAAAAATCTTCTGGTTCCGGTTTGTGTATCCAGTTCGCATATCGCGTTTGGATCGATACGGATGGAGCCTGTATTTATGATATTGGGACAAAGTGCAGCTACCGTGGCGGTGCTGGCAATTGAAAGCCAGCAGGCGGTTCAGGATATTAATTATAAGGAACTAAAAGATCAATTAATTGCTGATAGTCAGGTTATCAGCCAATAA
- a CDS encoding acetylxylan esterase encodes MKIVNLLILAVFSSFCVFAQDKTTELTVEVTADHPDWVYQRGENANFTIQVKEDGEPVEDVLVKYQIGLERMTPSVEDSVQLSAGVHQIDGGTLNEPGFLRCIATVERDGKVYRGLATAAFEPEAIEPTTTMPEDFEVFWDSLKMEAKKIPLNPNVRLLEDKSTEEVNAYEVSIQNIDGTLIYAAVAVPKKKGKYPGILMVPGAGVRPYNPDVSTAAKGFIVVKMGIHGIPVTMAQENYTELAKGDLYGYPTFNSNDRDKYYFKRVIIGCIRALDYLTSLPEYDGETLGVTGGSQGGALTIITAALDKRVKYLASYFPGLCDLTGPLHDRTGGWPHTLEKETPTPELIQTTRYYDVVNFAKLLTIPGMYTWGFNDETCPPTSISAAYNSITAPKDVFIIKEAGHAYFPQQRKIMNNWFQGKLKTSHYTSHIN; translated from the coding sequence ATGAAAATAGTCAATCTACTAATTCTTGCTGTATTCTCTTCTTTTTGCGTTTTTGCTCAGGACAAAACCACAGAGCTAACAGTTGAGGTCACAGCCGACCATCCTGATTGGGTCTACCAAAGAGGAGAAAATGCGAACTTCACAATTCAGGTAAAAGAAGATGGGGAACCTGTTGAGGATGTACTTGTTAAATACCAAATTGGTCTGGAAAGAATGACGCCTTCTGTAGAAGATTCCGTTCAATTATCTGCTGGAGTGCACCAGATAGATGGTGGAACGTTGAACGAACCCGGTTTCTTGCGTTGCATAGCAACCGTAGAACGCGATGGAAAGGTTTACCGGGGACTTGCAACAGCAGCGTTTGAGCCTGAAGCGATCGAGCCAACGACCACGATGCCTGAAGATTTTGAAGTATTTTGGGACAGTTTGAAAATGGAAGCAAAAAAAATTCCGCTTAACCCTAACGTTCGATTATTAGAGGACAAATCAACGGAAGAGGTTAACGCTTATGAAGTTAGTATTCAAAATATTGATGGAACTTTGATCTATGCTGCAGTTGCTGTTCCTAAGAAGAAGGGAAAATATCCGGGAATATTGATGGTTCCGGGCGCTGGGGTCAGACCCTATAATCCAGATGTTTCAACCGCAGCTAAAGGCTTTATCGTAGTAAAAATGGGGATACACGGAATACCAGTAACCATGGCACAAGAGAACTACACGGAATTAGCCAAAGGCGATTTATATGGATATCCGACGTTTAACTCAAATGACAGAGATAAGTATTATTTCAAGCGTGTTATTATCGGATGTATCCGAGCTTTAGATTACTTGACGAGCCTTCCAGAATATGATGGAGAAACTCTGGGGGTAACTGGCGGCAGCCAAGGAGGCGCACTTACGATTATTACGGCTGCCTTAGACAAGAGAGTAAAATATCTAGCCTCTTACTTCCCTGGGCTTTGCGACCTGACCGGTCCGCTACATGATCGAACGGGAGGTTGGCCGCATACACTCGAAAAAGAAACACCAACACCAGAGCTGATTCAGACGACACGCTATTACGATGTAGTTAACTTCGCCAAGTTATTAACAATACCGGGTATGTACACTTGGGGGTTTAATGACGAAACGTGTCCGCCAACTTCGATCTCGGCAGCGTATAATTCAATCACTGCACCTAAAGACGTATTTATCATCAAAGAAGCTGGACATGCTTACTTTCCACAACAACGAAAAATCATGAATAACTGGTTCCAAGGAAAATTAAAAACAAGCCACTATACGAGCCATATTAACTAA
- a CDS encoding sugar phosphate isomerase/epimerase family protein — protein MKISLKSSFLFLILFCCFFTTVKGQQKKITDYQNYPEEKLGWHLGTQAYSFRLFTFHDALLKTDSANLKFIESYPGQPIGGGIEGKMDYTMSPEKREEVLKLLKEQGITLYAYGVVKADSEESWRQLFEFAKAMGIKNINSEPNREDLPLVGQLANEFKIKVSIHNHPEPSIYWSPDSVLQAIQIANSKYVGACADIGHWIRSGLDPVESLKKLDGHVYHLHFKDLGAKDRKAKDVHWGTGVANVPELLNELKRQKFKGMFSAEYETNWEHNTPDITASVQNFRDILQSSKR, from the coding sequence ATGAAAATAAGCTTAAAATCATCTTTCCTTTTTTTAATTCTTTTTTGTTGCTTCTTTACTACAGTTAAAGGGCAGCAAAAAAAGATTACCGATTATCAAAACTATCCTGAAGAAAAGCTCGGTTGGCATCTTGGTACCCAAGCCTACAGTTTTCGTTTATTTACCTTTCACGATGCGCTATTGAAGACGGACAGTGCTAATCTTAAATTTATCGAATCTTACCCTGGCCAACCCATTGGTGGCGGAATAGAGGGTAAGATGGATTATACGATGAGCCCTGAAAAGCGTGAAGAAGTTTTGAAATTACTGAAGGAACAAGGTATCACCCTTTATGCATACGGAGTGGTGAAAGCTGATTCAGAAGAATCCTGGCGGCAGCTTTTTGAATTCGCCAAAGCGATGGGGATTAAAAATATAAATTCAGAGCCTAATCGCGAAGATTTACCTCTTGTCGGACAATTAGCTAATGAATTTAAAATTAAGGTATCCATTCATAACCATCCAGAGCCGTCGATCTATTGGAGTCCCGATTCTGTGTTACAAGCCATTCAAATTGCGAATAGTAAATATGTGGGCGCTTGTGCTGATATCGGTCACTGGATACGTTCAGGTTTGGATCCTGTTGAGAGCTTGAAGAAATTGGATGGTCACGTTTATCATTTGCATTTTAAAGATTTAGGAGCAAAGGATCGGAAAGCAAAGGACGTTCACTGGGGAACCGGTGTAGCTAATGTGCCGGAATTGCTTAACGAACTAAAGCGGCAGAAGTTTAAAGGGATGTTTTCTGCAGAATACGAAACCAACTGGGAACACAATACACCGGATATTACGGCGAGTGTCCAAAATTTTCGGGACATACTTCAAAGTTCGAAGCGTTAG
- a CDS encoding RNA polymerase sigma factor, whose amino-acid sequence MIVNDDYELLEDLREGSAEAFLEIYQLHHQRLFSFANKYLQDEDLAEDAVHDTFLKLWEIRSRVNPMLPIINYLYRIVRNFALKALKKKQEQQWIKKSLSEDVPTQCCVHTTYLEKENRSLFNQAVNMLSSQRQRVFRLCRQEGLTYQEAATQLKISPYTIKEHMSLAMRFVQTYIKQNS is encoded by the coding sequence ATGATAGTTAATGACGACTATGAGCTATTAGAGGATCTTCGCGAAGGGTCGGCAGAAGCCTTTCTGGAGATTTATCAGCTTCATCACCAACGTTTATTTAGTTTCGCAAACAAGTACCTGCAGGATGAAGATTTAGCAGAAGATGCAGTACATGACACGTTTTTAAAGTTATGGGAGATTCGGTCACGTGTTAACCCTATGTTGCCTATTATAAATTACCTTTATCGGATCGTTAGGAACTTTGCGCTGAAGGCACTTAAAAAGAAGCAAGAACAGCAATGGATAAAGAAATCACTTTCCGAGGATGTTCCAACGCAGTGCTGCGTTCATACGACTTATCTTGAGAAAGAAAACAGATCGCTTTTTAATCAGGCTGTCAACATGCTTTCTAGTCAAAGGCAGCGAGTTTTTAGACTATGCAGGCAAGAGGGGTTAACCTATCAGGAGGCAGCCACACAATTGAAAATATCCCCATACACCATCAAAGAGCATATGTCGTTGGCGATGCGGTTTGTGCAAACCTATATTAAACAGAATAGCTAA
- a CDS encoding RagB/SusD family nutrient uptake outer membrane protein, with product MKIKIILTLIAAGLLASCSKEYLDKQPEADISPDAFFRTERDLELYVNSFYRVLPSAEGVYNEDIDNIVKQSLPENVIGNRIVPQTGSGWSWGDLRNINYFLENYNRTVPEEQAKKWAAVARFFRAYFYFDKVKRFGDVPWYSRTLDPDDEELFRPRDPRVMVMDSIMADIDYAIENLGTSKDVERVTKWTALALKSRIGLFEGTFRKYHTELALPNYEYFLEEAASAAKELIEAGPYTVYMGSGADKGYLELFSSVNAVEEEVILSRKFSDALQVWHNVNYYTITASYGRPGLNKDLVNSYLMADGSRFTDKPNYQSIEYFEEVQDRDPRLSQTIRTPGYIRIGGTSPQVPQFGFSVTGYQLIKFVGDVKYDSYNRSENDMPIFRLGEVLLNYAEAKAELGNIVQADIDLSIKKLRDRVNMPNLNLAAANANPDPYLADQYKNVSGAQKGAILEIRRERRIELVMESFRWDDIMRWKEGQLLTRQFKGMYFPGTGQYDLDGDDKTDVWIYEGQKPTANGVQLLKLGGEILLENGAAGGNVVINPHISKKFDEKKDYFYPIPIQELQLNENLTQNPGWE from the coding sequence ATGAAAATCAAAATAATATTAACGCTTATAGCTGCCGGTCTTCTGGCCTCTTGTAGCAAAGAGTATCTAGATAAGCAGCCTGAAGCAGACATTTCTCCCGATGCTTTTTTTAGAACAGAAAGAGACCTGGAGCTATATGTAAATTCTTTTTATCGGGTATTACCTTCTGCTGAAGGGGTTTACAACGAAGATATTGACAATATCGTCAAACAATCGCTGCCTGAAAATGTAATCGGGAACCGAATTGTACCACAAACAGGTAGCGGTTGGTCATGGGGCGATTTAAGAAACATCAACTATTTCTTAGAAAATTACAACCGAACCGTACCCGAAGAACAAGCAAAAAAATGGGCAGCTGTTGCACGGTTTTTTAGAGCCTATTTTTATTTCGATAAGGTAAAAAGATTTGGCGATGTCCCTTGGTACTCAAGAACACTCGATCCGGACGATGAGGAATTATTTAGACCAAGAGACCCTAGGGTCATGGTGATGGATTCGATCATGGCTGATATTGATTATGCAATAGAGAATCTAGGAACATCAAAAGATGTAGAACGGGTCACCAAGTGGACAGCTTTGGCTTTAAAGTCGAGGATTGGCCTCTTCGAAGGTACGTTCAGAAAATATCATACCGAGCTCGCTCTTCCAAACTACGAATATTTTCTTGAAGAAGCTGCTTCCGCAGCCAAAGAGTTAATAGAGGCCGGCCCATATACTGTTTACATGGGTAGCGGTGCAGACAAAGGTTATCTTGAGTTGTTCTCATCTGTAAATGCTGTTGAAGAAGAAGTCATTCTGAGCAGGAAGTTCAGTGACGCCTTGCAGGTTTGGCATAATGTCAATTATTACACGATAACCGCTTCATACGGACGACCAGGATTAAATAAAGACCTTGTCAACTCCTATCTGATGGCTGATGGGAGCCGGTTCACTGATAAGCCCAACTATCAATCAATCGAATACTTTGAAGAAGTGCAAGATCGCGACCCACGACTTTCTCAAACGATCCGTACGCCGGGATATATCCGGATAGGAGGTACATCTCCTCAAGTCCCTCAGTTTGGGTTCTCGGTTACGGGTTATCAGCTTATCAAGTTCGTAGGTGATGTGAAATACGATTCCTATAACCGTTCTGAAAATGATATGCCTATTTTTCGTCTGGGAGAGGTTTTGCTAAATTATGCAGAAGCGAAAGCGGAGCTTGGGAACATTGTACAGGCTGATATTGATTTATCGATCAAAAAACTTCGTGACCGCGTCAACATGCCTAATTTGAACCTAGCCGCAGCTAATGCAAATCCAGATCCTTATTTAGCTGATCAATATAAGAATGTATCAGGCGCGCAGAAAGGTGCTATTCTGGAAATAAGAAGAGAGCGAAGGATTGAGCTTGTCATGGAGTCTTTCCGTTGGGACGATATTATGCGCTGGAAAGAAGGCCAATTATTAACTCGTCAGTTCAAAGGAATGTATTTCCCCGGAACTGGGCAATATGACTTAGATGGAGATGACAAAACTGACGTTTGGATTTATGAAGGTCAAAAACCAACAGCCAACGGTGTTCAACTATTAAAATTAGGAGGAGAAATCCTACTGGAAAATGGTGCCGCCGGAGGAAATGTTGTTATCAACCCACACATCAGCAAAAAGTTTGATGAGAAAAAGGATTATTTCTATCCGATACCAATTCAGGAACTTCAGTTAAATGAAAACTTAACTCAAAATCCGGGTTGGGAATAA
- a CDS encoding SusC/RagA family TonB-linked outer membrane protein has translation MKKIDKKFIELLKGGLIATSVIMMTSNSLLASRDVISLDKYGYNIENSVQSIEVTGVIKSQEGEPLPGVTVSLKDQPSTGVSSNENGEYILTVPNSNSVLVYSMIGFVKQEITVGSRTRIDVTLESDQQLLENVIVVGYGTQKKVNLTGAVTQIDSEVLNDRPISNITQGIQGTMPNVNINFGNGRPGTEGSVNVRGYASINSSRAAPLILIDGVPGNINNINPRDVESISVLKDAAAAAIYGSRGAFGVMLVTTKSAKGGKININYSNNFGWAGSTVSTDFITDGYDAAILNDEAFIRATGNSYTGYSDADYEELLKRKTDKSLPDVVIQNRNGKDQYVYYGSTDWWDVLYRDTQTSMEHSLSFTGGTDKIDFYVSGRAYQKNGIMKVNQDKYKGYNLRAKVSGEVAPWLRINNNTQFNYNNYSFPGWNGNANANNNFISSTVHALPSYLPINPDGTATYRTELNNYTIGDGIFADLLHGKSKGEDGEYEFINTFQAQFTLAEGLHITGDYTFSHNPLLLFVRRTQAPWSVYPGEISYLGNDRLTEIHTTNIGHTVNLYGDYTKSFNDHNFKITAGYNQESRSYKRITGIRNDLLSEDLNDLNLGSGDMEVTGGANTWALQGFFGRINYDYQGKYLLEVNGRYDGTSKFPDDQRFGFFPSVSAGWRLSEENFFQPLKSTVSELKFRASYGSLGNSQEAGIYGYIPLLARGNTPYLMDGRRTEFLSVPVPISPSLTWERTTTANFGVDLGLFNNRLNTTFDWYVRETLDMLIPGKTLPAVFGAASPRQNAGDLRNTGWELAISWRDQETVGGKPFGYSFSFGLSDSKAEITRFDNKDKLLNNYYVGQQLGEIWGYKVDGFFQSDEEAANWQINQDYVNQQRLRAPGDWSRLQAGDLKFVDVNGDGLVDNGKNTVSEPGDQVVIGNTLPRYTFGFNLGADWNGFDVSAFFQGIGRQHWYPGNNADKFWGPYSRPYYSFIPENFTDDIWTPENPDAYYPLLRGYVALNSRGELNVKNDRYLQDLAYIRLKNLTVGYTLPTDLLSKAKLSRARIYVSGENLFTATKLRSDYIDPEQAANEANGRAYPFSRTFSLGIDITF, from the coding sequence ATGAAAAAAATTGACAAAAAGTTTATAGAATTACTGAAAGGCGGATTGATTGCCACGAGTGTGATCATGATGACGAGCAACAGCCTCCTCGCATCTCGGGATGTGATTTCTTTGGATAAATACGGTTACAACATAGAAAACTCTGTTCAGTCCATCGAAGTAACCGGTGTCATTAAAAGCCAGGAGGGAGAGCCTTTGCCTGGCGTTACGGTTTCCTTGAAGGATCAACCGTCAACAGGCGTGTCTTCTAATGAAAATGGAGAATATATATTAACTGTTCCAAACTCTAATTCTGTTCTTGTGTATTCGATGATTGGCTTTGTTAAACAAGAAATCACCGTAGGATCGAGAACCAGGATAGATGTCACATTAGAATCTGATCAACAACTACTCGAGAATGTAATTGTGGTAGGTTACGGTACGCAGAAAAAGGTAAATCTGACCGGAGCGGTTACCCAAATCGACTCGGAAGTACTTAATGACCGTCCAATATCCAATATCACTCAGGGTATACAAGGTACCATGCCAAACGTCAATATCAATTTTGGTAATGGTCGCCCGGGAACAGAGGGAAGCGTTAACGTACGTGGGTATGCATCGATCAACAGCTCGAGGGCAGCACCCCTTATTTTGATTGACGGAGTACCCGGCAACATTAATAACATCAATCCACGTGACGTGGAGAGCATATCGGTTTTAAAAGATGCGGCAGCAGCTGCAATTTACGGGTCTCGCGGTGCTTTTGGTGTCATGCTAGTGACCACAAAAAGCGCTAAGGGCGGAAAAATCAATATTAATTACAGCAATAATTTCGGGTGGGCTGGATCAACCGTAAGCACCGATTTTATTACTGACGGATACGACGCGGCGATATTGAACGACGAAGCATTTATACGTGCAACAGGTAATAGCTATACCGGATATTCAGATGCCGATTATGAGGAACTACTGAAAAGAAAGACCGATAAATCGCTGCCCGATGTTGTTATCCAGAACCGAAATGGGAAAGATCAATATGTGTACTATGGAAGTACAGACTGGTGGGATGTTCTTTACCGCGACACACAAACGTCAATGGAGCACTCATTGAGTTTCACTGGAGGAACAGATAAAATTGATTTCTACGTTTCGGGAAGAGCCTATCAAAAAAATGGTATCATGAAGGTTAATCAAGATAAATATAAAGGATATAACCTAAGGGCTAAGGTATCAGGAGAAGTTGCTCCGTGGCTCCGAATCAATAACAATACTCAGTTTAATTACAACAACTATTCATTCCCAGGATGGAATGGTAACGCGAATGCGAACAATAACTTTATTTCTTCAACTGTGCATGCGTTACCGTCCTATTTGCCAATCAACCCCGATGGGACAGCCACTTACCGGACTGAGCTGAACAATTATACGATCGGCGACGGTATTTTTGCCGATTTGCTTCATGGAAAATCAAAAGGCGAAGATGGAGAGTATGAATTCATCAATACATTCCAGGCTCAATTTACGTTAGCAGAGGGTCTGCACATCACCGGAGATTACACATTCTCGCACAATCCTCTCCTTTTATTTGTCCGTCGAACACAAGCACCATGGTCTGTATATCCGGGAGAAATCAGTTATTTAGGCAATGACCGATTAACCGAAATACACACCACCAACATTGGCCATACAGTGAATCTTTATGGTGACTATACCAAGAGCTTTAATGATCATAATTTTAAAATAACCGCAGGGTACAACCAGGAGTCGCGATCGTACAAACGAATTACGGGTATACGAAACGACTTGTTGTCGGAAGATTTGAACGATTTAAATCTCGGGTCAGGTGATATGGAAGTAACCGGCGGCGCAAATACGTGGGCTCTTCAAGGTTTCTTTGGAAGAATCAACTACGATTATCAGGGGAAATATCTTTTAGAGGTCAACGGCCGCTATGATGGTACATCGAAATTCCCGGATGATCAGCGTTTTGGCTTCTTCCCTTCAGTTTCTGCCGGATGGCGGTTGAGTGAAGAAAACTTCTTCCAACCGTTAAAGTCTACTGTTAGTGAATTGAAATTCAGAGCATCGTATGGCTCCCTAGGAAACTCTCAAGAAGCAGGAATATACGGATATATCCCGTTGCTTGCTAGGGGAAATACGCCTTACCTAATGGACGGACGGAGAACGGAATTCCTATCCGTACCTGTCCCTATTTCTCCAAGCCTCACTTGGGAGAGAACAACCACTGCAAACTTTGGTGTTGATTTGGGCTTGTTTAACAACCGACTTAACACGACTTTCGACTGGTATGTGCGGGAAACACTGGATATGCTCATCCCCGGAAAAACACTTCCTGCTGTGTTTGGTGCAGCTTCTCCGCGTCAAAATGCCGGCGATCTTAGAAATACTGGATGGGAGCTGGCTATTTCGTGGCGCGATCAGGAAACGGTCGGAGGAAAACCTTTTGGATATAGCTTTTCTTTCGGTCTATCAGACTCAAAAGCTGAAATTACGCGCTTCGATAATAAAGATAAATTACTCAACAACTATTACGTAGGTCAGCAATTAGGGGAAATTTGGGGATATAAGGTCGACGGGTTCTTCCAATCAGACGAAGAAGCCGCCAATTGGCAGATCAACCAAGACTATGTCAACCAACAACGTCTGCGGGCTCCCGGCGACTGGTCAAGACTGCAGGCAGGAGACCTTAAATTTGTTGATGTCAACGGCGATGGTCTCGTAGATAATGGAAAAAACACGGTGTCTGAACCTGGCGATCAGGTTGTGATCGGTAATACACTGCCACGCTATACATTTGGGTTCAACTTAGGGGCAGACTGGAATGGTTTTGATGTTTCTGCATTTTTCCAGGGAATCGGACGCCAGCACTGGTATCCTGGAAATAACGCCGATAAATTCTGGGGTCCTTATTCAAGACCGTATTACTCGTTTATTCCAGAAAACTTTACAGATGACATCTGGACACCCGAAAATCCCGATGCCTATTATCCTTTGTTAAGAGGATATGTAGCCTTGAACAGTAGAGGGGAGCTGAATGTAAAAAATGATCGTTATTTGCAAGATCTTGCTTATATCCGGCTCAAAAATCTGACGGTAGGTTATACGCTACCGACCGACCTCCTCTCCAAAGCTAAGTTATCAAGAGCACGTATATATGTTAGTGGTGAAAACTTGTTTACCGCTACTAAACTTCGTTCGGATTACATCGATCCTGAGCAAGCTGCAAACGAGGCAAATGGAAGAGCATATCCGTTCTCAAGAACATTCTCATTGGGTATTGACATTACATTCTAA